A window from Fragaria vesca subsp. vesca linkage group LG5, FraVesHawaii_1.0, whole genome shotgun sequence encodes these proteins:
- the LOC101291734 gene encoding uncharacterized protein LOC101291734 → MSMTLNFLGGAPFQLLYDGVKLAMNNTSKFKTHLRSLKFTLDCLQPQIIEQIRLQNLQLNIPVQEIQELQRKIDEGIVLVGRLSSINTSNIRVWGSCCNCLMVSYADQLDELDESLRRLLEILRLQSLAQVNQIGILARTARDRQDELGRRQLEILSNQRHIMDTLMKQQQIIERIEKNSVAASTGKGAPPVQVLRLGAVFQALFDAVVQVKGKNSKFKRLLEDFKFTLDCLKPLVQEIVECNKVLHFPKEEILEDFIVYLEKGVELVYKCSKSSLWNRFKRYEYINSLFELDESLQRLFNILRLQIETDVKEALVSVSKLEKEIEEIEGSFVLQHHQYESAAAEPQLPKVEVDVMNMQVTRDVMESMDSTGNVEVGDESHMRTEGSSLASHQIDVAVEEEEEHEEEREPLSPTILAGITELFDSALARSNMEVGDEQTVGQGEEDKEIWQLTCKEADKETTTPTVPLLAAHKRQASVETVVKNYEEHYAAMHIQVAFRRYLDRKSLRRPTVPLLAAHKRRASVETVVKNYEEHYAATCIQVAFRRYLDRKSLRRPTVPFLAAHKRRASVETVVKNYEEHYAATRIQVAFRRYLDRKSLRRLVVLQNAIQTKSQYTALFSSYEAACKLDSGLHSFDLSLQQRTSRVFNSLSTRAKVRSLSLNSLKEVSDWLLETNQEVVKVILECKKDIWNNQEIFSLVEEYFENSFHTLEFCTALETCLKRVVNNQLIIQAAVSRFEEEVEAGLEGKGCVKILQELRAFKAAGDPFREEFLSLFRAVLNGHASMLQILQVRKKRLDKKLKSVKAWRKVSNVLIVATFVSVLIFSVVAAAITAPPLVTSLARALAVSVGSSEKWCKILWSYYHTLNAQRIEINSMQLGTMDCMFTMTDLNNIRVLVEKCESEIEALLQTADFGITEENAVKIVMIEINKKLEMFMETVKSLSQNADECGRNIRRARTVILQRIISHPIK, encoded by the exons ATGTCTATGACTCTGAATTTTCTCGGAGGAGCACCTTTTCAACTGCTCTACGATGGGGTTAAGTTGGCCATGAACAATACTAGTAAGTTTAAAACCCACCTCAGGAGTCTGAAATTCACTCTGGATTGTTTGCAGCCACAGATCATAGAACAGATTAGATTGCAGAACCTACAGCTGAATATCCCCGTCCAAGAAATACAAGAGCTTCAGAGGAAAATTGATGAAGGCATAGTGCTCGTTGGCCGGTTATCGAGCATCAACACTAGTAACATCCGCGTCTGGGGAAGTTGCTGCAACTGCTTGATGGTTAGCTACGCAGACCAGCTTGATGAGTTGGATGAGTCTCTCAGACGTCTGCTGGAAATACTGAGGTTGCAGTCGTTAGCTCAAGTCAACCAGATCGGGATTTTGGCAAGGACAGCCAGGGATAGACAAGATGAATTGGGGAGAAGACAGCTGGAGATTCTTAGCAACCAGCGACATATTATGGATACATTGATGAAGCAGCAGCAAATAATAGAGAGGATTGAAAAGAATAGTGTTGCAGCGTCAACCGGAAAAGGAGCTCCTCCTGTTCAGGTGTTGCGCCTTGGAGCAGTATTTCAGGCACTGTTTGATGCTGTTGTACAAGTAAAAGGCAAAAATTCCAAGTTCAAACGACTCCTGGAAGATTTCAAGTTCACACTGGATTGCTTGAAACCACTGGTACAAGAGATAGTAGAATGTAACAAGGTATTGCATTTTCCAAAAGAGGAAATCTTGGAGGATTTCATAGTATACTTGGAGAAAGGTGTAGAGCTCGTTTACAAATGTTCCAAGAGTTCTCTGTGGAACAGGTTCAAAAGGTACGAGTACATCAACAGTCTTTTTGAACTAGATGAATCTCTTCAGAGGCTGTTCAATATACTGAGATTGCAGATAGAAACTGATGTGAAGGAGGCCTTGGTTTCTGTAAGCAAGTTAGAAAAGGAGATCGAGGAAATTGAAGGTAGTTTTGTGCTACAGCATCATCAATATGAAAGTGCTGCAGCTGAACCTCAATTGCCAAAAGTTGAAGTGGATGTAATGAACATGCAAGTCACAAGGGATGTGATGGAGTCTATGGATTCAACGGGGAATGTAGAGGTGGGAGATGAAAGTCACATGCGAACTGAAGGGAGTAGTCTGGCATCCCATCAAATTGATGTTGCTGTAGAGGAGGAGGAGGAGCATGAGGAGGAGAGGGAGCCTCTATCACCTACAATATTAGCTGGGATCACAGAATTATTTGATTCGGCACTGGCAAGAAGTAACATGGAGGTGGGAGACGAGCAAACCGTTGGGCAAGGGGAAGAG GATAAAGAAATATGGCAACTCACGTGTAAAGAAGCAGATAAGGAAACCACAACACCTACAGTTCCTCTTTTGGCTGCTCACAAAAGGCAAGCGTCTGTAGAAACTGTTGTGAAAAATTATGAAGAACACTATGCTGCTATGCACATTCAAGTAGCTTTTAGGAGATACTTGGACCGCAAAAGCCTGCGGAGACCTACAGTTCCTCTTTTGGCTGCTCACAAAAGGCGAGCGTCTGTAGAAACTGTTGTGAAAAATTATGAAGAACACTATGCTGCTACGTGCATTCAAGTAGCTTTTAGGAGATACTTGGACCGCAAAAGCCTGCGGAGACCTACAGTTCCTTTTTTGGCTGCTCACAAAAGGCGAGCGTCTGTAGAAACTGTTGTGAAAAATTATGAAGAACACTATGCTGCTACGCGCATTCAAGTAGCTTTTAGGAGATACTTGGACCGCAAAAGCCTGAGGAGACTAGTAGTTCTGCAAAATGCTATCCAAACCAAATCCCAGTACACAGCCCTATTCAGCTCTTATGAGGCAGCCTGTAAGCTCGATTCGGGTTTACATTCGTTTGATTTATCTCTCCAACAGCGCACTAGCCGAGTCTTCAACTCACTTTCCACTAGAGCTAAAGTGAGGTCCTTATCATTAAACTCACTCAAAGAGGTCTCTGATTGGTTGCTTGAGACAAACCAGGAAGTGGTCAAGGTAATTCTGGAATGCAAAAAGGATATATGGAACAATCAAGAGATTTTCTCTCTAGTGGAGGAGTATTTTGAGAACAGTTTCCATACATTGGAATTTTGTACTGCCCTAGAGACATGTCTCAAGCGTGTAGTGAACAATCAGCTCATTATTCAGGCTGCGGTGAGTCGGTTTGAGGAAGAAGTGGAAGCTGGTCTTGAAGGGAAGGGGTGTGTGAAGATATTGCAGGAGTTGAGAGCATTTAAGGCAGCCGGGGATCCTTTCAGGGAGGAATTTTTATCACTATTTCGGGCAGTTTTAAACGGACATGCATCTATGTTGCAGATATTGCAAGTCCGAAAGAAAAGGCTGGATAAGAAGTTAAAATCAGTGAAAGCTTGGCGGAAAGTGTCAAATGTTCTTATTGTTGCCACTTTTGTGTCTGTATTGATATTTTCAGTGGTGGCGGCTGCCATTACTGCACCACCACTTGTAACCTCCTTGGCACGTGCACTGGCTGTTTCCGTAGGTTCTTCGGAAAAATGGTGTAAAATTCTTTGGAGCTACTACCACACTCTGAATGCGCAGAGAATCGAAATAAACTCAATGCAGCTTGGAACTATGGACTGTATGTTTACAATGACGGACTTGAACAACATCAGGGTGCTTGTTGAGAAATGTGAAAGTGAGATTGAGGCACTGCTGCAGACTGCTGACTTTGGTATTACAGAAGAGAATGCTGTTAAGATAGTAATGATTGAGATCAACAAAAAGCTGGAAATGTTTATGGAAACTGTCAAAAGTTTAAGCCAAAATGCTGATGAGTGTGGCCGGAATATAAGGAGGGCAAGGACAGTGATTTTGCAAAGAATAATTAGTCATCCCATAAAATGA
- the LOC101301785 gene encoding pentatricopeptide repeat-containing protein At4g36680, mitochondrial-like yields MSSSISIRHIRRLSTTAAQSSISISKAKSKLRSEHDPDKALEIYSSVSDRYSSPTSSRYTQDIAVRRLAKSHRFADIESFIESHKNDPKIKQEPYLSTLIRSYGRAGMFDHALKTYEQMDQLGTPRSSISFNSLLTACNLSKHFDRVPQFFNEIPIKYNVSPDKVSYGILIKSFCEAGKPEEAIETVRVMEEKGVEVTAVTFTTIFNALYKKGNKEEAEKLWDEMVEKGCEVDVAAYNVKIMYAHVNGSPEDVKALIDEMSGAGLKPDAISYTYLMTCYCRCGMMEEAEKVYKGLETNKLNPNAATFRTLVFYLCKNECFERAYRVFKKSVEMRKIPDFNTLRFLAEGLMKKNMRKEAKGLIRTVKKKFPPNVLNAWKKVEEGLGLVPDELDSSCVPHDDGEEVTSSSTGIDGEKQGPGNRKPWKKPKGKKRFPPNAGNDRKKLDSVTSSVPDNSAKEATG; encoded by the coding sequence ATGTCCTCCTCCATTTCAATCCGCCACATCCGCCGCCTCTCCACCACCGCGGCCCAATCCTCCATCTCCATATCCAAAGCCAAGTCCAAGCTCCGCTCCGAGCACGACCCTGACAAAGCCCTCGAAATCTACTCATCCGTCTCCGACCGCTACTCCTCCCCCACCTCATCTCGCTACACTCAGGACATCGCCGTCCGCCGCCTCGCCAAGTCCCACCGCTTCGCCGACATCGAGTCCTTCATCGAGTCCCACAAAAATGACCCCAAGATCAAACAAGAGCCCTACTTGTCCACCCTGATCCGATCCTACGGCCGAGCTGGGATGTTCGACCACGCATTGAAGACCTATGAGCAGATGGACCAGCTCGGTACTCCGCGTTCATCAATCTCTTTCAATTCCTTGCTTACAGCTTGCAATCTTTCTAAACACTTTGATAGAGTTCCTCAGTTTTTCAATGAAATTCCGATTAAGTATAATGTCTCTCCTGATAAAGTTTCGTATGGGATTCTTATCAAGTCATTTTGCGAAGCTGGGAAGCCGGAGGAGGCGATTGAGACGGTTAGGGTGATGGAGGAAAAGGGGGTGGAGGTGACTGCGGTGACGTTTACCACTATTTTCAATGCTTTGTATAAAAAGGGGAATAAGGAGGAGGCTGAGAAGCTGTGGGATGAGATGGTGGAGAAGGGTTGTGAGGTTGATGTTGCGGCGTATAATGTGAAGATTATGTATGCTCATGTCAATGGGAGCCCTGAAGATGTGAAGGCTTTGATTGATGAGATGAGTGGTGCAGGGTTGAAGCCTGATGCTATTAGCTACACTTACTTGATGACTTGTTATTGCAGGTGTGGGATGATGGAGGAGGCGGAGAAGGTTTACAAGGGGTTGGAGACAAATAAGCTTAATCCTAATGCAGCGACTTTTAGGACTTTGGTGTTTTATCTTTGTAAGAATGAGTGTTTTGAGAGGGCGTACAGGGTTTTCAAGAAGAGTGTGGAGATGCGTAAGATTCCGGATTTCAATACTTTGAGGTTTTTGGCGGAAGGATTGATGAAGAAAAATATGAGGAAGGAAGCCAAGGGGTTGATTCGGACAGTGAAGAAGAAGTTTCCTCCTAATGTTTTGAATGCGTGGAAGAAAGTGGAGGAGGGTCTTGGTTTGGTGCCTGATGAACTCGATTCTTCATGTGTCCCTCATGATGATGGTGAAGAAGTTACATCATCATCAACGGGAATTGATGGAGAGAAACAAGGGCCTGGAAATAGAAAGCCGTGGAAGAAGCCGAAGGGTAAGAAGAGGTTTCCTCCTAATGCCGGGAATGATAGGAAGAAATTGGATTCTGTTACTTCTTCAGTCCCTGATAATAGTGCTAAAGAGGCTACAGGATGA
- the LOC101292030 gene encoding uncharacterized protein LOC101292030 yields the protein MAKRFRLRISRVIPSFQSCRSKDPSSLPSNPVPSFLRPSPSLNHHLSTPPSKPHYSSSIKRHVSSAFGCGFGTKPTLSDDDNGSLPPEVFEWEREDKWHVVAMVDEDKTPRRKIYTSSASADSERDDAVSLSFSPPPPPPPSSAEKKKKQRLRKKKTTTSRMIRFSTSSAESGLFSDEDEENETLFSFSTDSSADIFTRHLATIRETPPRRRKKIKSKAKRSVSRTSGEFESPRLSVFQRLIPCSVDGKVRESFAVVKKSEDPYEDFKRSMMEMILEKQMFHEKELEQLLHCFLSLNAREHHRVIVQAFSEIWEGLFCGSARSSGARVSRAL from the coding sequence ATGGCGAAACGTTTCAGGCTCCGGATATCCAGAGTCATACCTTCCTTCCAATCCTGCCGTTCAAAAGACCCCTCCTCTCTCCCTTCCAATCCCGTCCCTTCATTTCTCCGACCATCCCCCTCACTCAACCACCACCTCTCCACCCCACCTTCCAAACCCCACTACTCATCCTCCATCAAACGCCACGTCTCCTCCGCATTCGGCTGCGGCTTCGGAACCAAACCAACCCTATCCGACGACGATAACGGATCACTGCCGCCGGAGGTATTTGAGTGGGAAAGAGAGGACAAGTGGCACGTGGTTGCCATGGTGGACGAAGACAAAACCCCACGTCGCAAAATCTACACTTCCTCGGCCTCCGCTGACTCCGAACGCGACGACGCCGTTTCACTTTCGTTTTCTCCTCCTCCACCACCGCCTCCGTCCTCGGCGGAGAAGAAGAAAAAACAAAGACTGAGGAAAAAGAAAACAACGACGAGCCGTATGATCCGCTTCAGCACCTCCTCTGCCGAGAGCGGACTCTTCAGCGACGAAGATGAAGAAAACGAAACCCTATTCTCCTTCTCCACAGACTCCTCCGCCGATATATTCACGCGCCACCTGGCAACCATCCGCGAGACGCCCCCTAGGAGGAGGAAGAAGATCAAGAGTAAAGCTAAACGCAGCGTTTCAAGGACGAGTGGTGAGTTTGAGTCCCCTAGGCTGTCGGTGTTTCAGAGGCTGATACCGTGCAGCGTCGACGGGAAGGTCAGGGAGAGTTTCGCGGTGGTGAAGAAGTCGGAGGATCCTTACGAGGACTTCAAGAGGTCGATGATGGAAATGATATTGGAGAAGCAGATGTTTCATGAGAAAGAACTAGAGCAGTTGCTTCACTGCTTCTTGTCTTTGAATGCGAGGGAGCACCATAGGGTTATTGTGCAGGCTTTCTCTGAGATTTGGGAGGGTTTGTTCTGTGGTAGTGCAAGGTCGTCAGGAGCTAGAGTTTCTAGAGCTCTTTAG